One Bacillus sp. FJAT-52991 genomic region harbors:
- a CDS encoding polysaccharide biosynthesis protein, which translates to MSSKLIRGTFILTLGTFISKFLGLFYVIPFYSIIGEESVALYQYGYVPYTIFISIATAGVPLAVSKFIAKYNSLGEYAVGRRLFKSGLLIMSITGVIAFAVMYLFAPFFAELVVLNQDQLYSLEDVTYVIRAVSFALIIVPFMSLMRGFFQGHQSMGPSAVSTVVEQIARIIFLLAGSYVVLNVLHGDVVTAVGVATFAAFVGAAFGLLVLFWYWVKRKKHMDELLEQDKGEVQVSLVEIYREIIIYAIPFVFVGIAIPLYQLIDTVTFNRAMAEIGQAKESDVLFGILNFSTQKIVIIPVSLATAFSMSLIPHITTSFVSGDLNHVKKQLNQTFQVLLFLTVPAIVGIMLLAEPFYAVFYELSDVGTEILRAYAPVAILFALFTVTAAILQGINEQRFTVFSLLFGILLKFALNIPLIKMFQTEGAIYATAIGYSASIIINLLVIKHYANYSLRSISKQIAQILLFNLIMAGAVFSVYSLISPLFDLTSKVQATILIAICAVIGAVIYFLLSIRTGLTDVLFGSRLDRLKKKLKLSRA; encoded by the coding sequence ATGTCTTCAAAGCTAATTAGAGGAACATTTATTTTAACGCTCGGGACGTTTATTTCCAAATTTCTTGGATTATTTTATGTCATCCCGTTTTATTCCATTATTGGGGAAGAATCTGTCGCGCTTTATCAGTATGGATATGTCCCTTATACGATCTTTATCAGTATTGCGACGGCTGGTGTTCCGCTAGCAGTCTCAAAGTTTATTGCAAAGTACAATTCGTTAGGGGAGTATGCCGTTGGGCGCAGATTATTTAAGTCAGGCCTTTTGATCATGTCGATCACTGGGGTCATTGCTTTTGCGGTCATGTATTTATTTGCGCCATTTTTTGCAGAGCTAGTGGTGTTAAACCAAGATCAATTATATTCATTAGAAGATGTCACGTACGTGATACGTGCTGTGAGTTTTGCGTTAATCATCGTTCCCTTTATGAGTTTGATGCGCGGTTTTTTCCAAGGGCATCAATCGATGGGACCATCTGCTGTATCAACGGTGGTTGAGCAAATTGCACGAATCATCTTCTTGCTTGCAGGATCTTATGTTGTATTAAATGTGCTTCATGGAGACGTTGTGACAGCCGTTGGAGTAGCGACCTTTGCCGCGTTTGTTGGTGCTGCATTTGGTCTATTAGTATTGTTCTGGTATTGGGTAAAGAGGAAGAAGCATATGGATGAATTGCTTGAACAGGACAAAGGAGAGGTCCAAGTATCGCTCGTTGAAATTTATCGGGAAATTATTATCTATGCGATCCCATTTGTGTTTGTTGGGATTGCCATTCCTCTGTATCAACTGATTGATACAGTCACCTTTAACCGAGCGATGGCTGAGATTGGTCAAGCAAAAGAATCGGATGTTTTATTTGGAATATTAAACTTTAGTACGCAAAAAATTGTGATTATTCCAGTGTCCCTTGCCACGGCGTTTTCCATGTCGCTTATTCCGCATATTACGACTTCATTTGTTTCAGGAGATTTAAATCATGTGAAAAAACAACTCAATCAAACTTTTCAAGTGCTGTTGTTTTTAACGGTTCCAGCAATCGTTGGCATTATGCTGCTTGCAGAACCTTTTTATGCAGTATTCTATGAGCTCAGTGATGTCGGAACAGAGATTTTACGTGCGTATGCGCCTGTAGCCATTTTGTTCGCGCTGTTCACAGTGACGGCAGCGATTTTGCAAGGAATTAATGAGCAACGTTTCACGGTGTTTAGCTTGCTGTTCGGGATATTATTAAAATTCGCTTTAAATATACCCCTCATTAAAATGTTTCAAACGGAGGGGGCCATTTATGCTACTGCGATTGGGTATAGTGCGTCGATTATCATTAATTTGCTAGTGATTAAACACTATGCAAACTATTCACTACGCTCGATTTCAAAGCAGATTGCTCAAATATTGCTGTTTAATTTGATCATGGCTGGGGCGGTCTTTAGCGTGTATTCACTGATTTCACCATTATTTGACCTAACAAGCAAAGTGCAGGCAACGATTTTAATTGCCATATGTGCAGTTATTGGAGCCGTGATTTACTTCCTTTTAAGTATTCGAACAGGACTAACAGATGTGTTATTCGGTTCGAGGCTTGATCGGTTAAAGAAAAAATTGAAACTGTCTAGAGCTTAA